Within Raineyella sp. W15-4, the genomic segment CCCGACGGCCCCGGCCAGGTCACCCAGCTCACTGTGGTCGAGGATCGCCTGCACCTGCGGGTCGGCGCTGCCGCGGCGCGCCACGGTCCCGAGGTCGGGGACCAGCCGGCCGGCCAGCCGCTCACCGCTCTCCTTGGTGACGAAGGCACTCACCCCGGCGACGACCGCCAGCACCACGACGGGCCACTTCAGCACCGGCCGCCAAGAGGGGCGGACGGCATGGGCGATCGCCGCCAGGGCGGCGATCGGTCCGAGCACGACATACGCGTGGAGGACGAGGATGTGGACAGGGAGCCCGAAGATCACGTCGAACATGGCGGCAGCCTAGGCTTCCGGGGGCGGCGGACAGGCCAGGGTCGCCTTACGCGCCGAGCCGAGCTTCGAGGCCCGGGATCGGCGCCGACCCGCGCTGTCGCGCGCCGTTCGCGATCAGTCGAGGGAGCCCGGGAACGGGTCACTGACGTACGTGGGTGCCGGGGCGCCGAGCCGCCAGGCGGCACGCTCGAGGTAGCGGGGCCGACCCTGCTCCCCCTTCCCCAGCTGTGACTCCACCAGGAGGATCCGGTCGGCCACCCAGGCTGGCCCGGTGGGCGCGCCGGGCAGCGCCAGGTAGCCGGAGAGGTCGCGGGCCCGGCTGCTCCGTCCGACAGTGAGGTGCGGACGAAACTTCGCGTCATCCGGATCGGCCCCGGCCGCTGCGGCGGCTCGTCGACAGGCCCCCGCCACCGCGCCCAGCGTGGAGAGTGGA encodes:
- a CDS encoding DUF2231 domain-containing protein, with amino-acid sequence MFDVIFGLPVHILVLHAYVVLGPIAALAAIAHAVRPSWRPVLKWPVVVLAVVAGVSAFVTKESGERLAGRLVPDLGTVARRGSADPQVQAILDHSELGDLAGAVGILFMLVVLAAVLWALRSRGGKQPHGVLPVSAAVLVIVVSLGLLGSVVYAGHTGASAAWRARIAATSPAAGN